From the genome of Asterias amurensis chromosome 17, ASM3211899v1, one region includes:
- the LOC139950165 gene encoding leucine-rich repeat-containing protein 51-like, which translates to MTSFYAQLPRLPPRKAPKATPLVDANSEARFSAPPLDLSFKHIGSLDIDLSAWSDEPRVNSKGLRKTKDDKYACVSLKLNNNLIREWKGFQTFLTSLIDNPTELNWLDMSFNYIDTVDDVILKYPNLKILYLHGNSIENLKELDKLAGLPKLMSLTLHGNPVDSEKGYRHYVVNKIPQLRALDFSRVTKAERETAKTMVSLMGFGRKREKRRKRPQTYF; encoded by the coding sequence ATGACGTCATTTTACGCCCAGTTGCCCCGTCTTCCGCCCAGAAAGGCACCCAAAGCAACCCCTCTCGTAGACGCCAACTCAGAGGCGCGCTTTTCGGCACCACCCCTCGATTTATCCTTCAAACACATCGGAAGCCTGGACATTGACCTATCAGCGTGGAGCGACGAACCACGTGTCAACTCCAAGGGTCTACGCAAGACCAAAGACGACAAGTACGCATGCGTGTCACTCAAGCTTAACAACAACTTGATCCGTGAGTGGAAAGGGTTCCAGACTTTTCTGACGTCACTCATCGACAATCCAACTGAACTGAACTGGCTGGACATGTCCTTTAACTACATAGACACTGTCGATGACGTCATTCTGAAATACCCGAATCTGAAGATTCTGTATCTCCACGGTAACAGCATCGAGAACTTAAAGGAGCTGGATAAGCTCGCCGGATTGCCGAAACTCATGAGTTTGACTCTTCACGGGAACCCGGTGGACAGTGAAAAGGGTTACCGTCATTATGTAGTAAACAAGATCCCTCAATTGAGGGCGCTAGACTTCAGCCGCGTGACGAAGGCAGAGAGGGAGACGGCCAAGACGATGGTGAGCTTGATGGGCTTCGGGAGGAAACGTGAGAAACGACGGAAAAGACCACAAACATACTTCTGA